A window from Halomicrobium urmianum encodes these proteins:
- a CDS encoding sensor histidine kinase codes for MLNLSSRAGGTVIAALGLALSVFHARTAELLRDDPALAVVDGALPLVLSAVMVLAGAGMARGRLVPDQFVERVLAWVGVGVLALLTAAGWLFAHALTTDALPPDPVLTLLNAATFGSLVGYLVGVYDARRRRQQLRADQLRHVNDTLRIVTQDIVDADDRSELERRVCERLQESSTYESAWIGRYERGAEAVRPDAWSGLDDEYYESVVVTVDEDDPLGRGLGGRAVRTGEIQCSQDVAADPSMEPWQDLIETYDVASIAVVPIVDDDAVVGILSLYADRPFVFDEPERTVLAELGETIGHAVSSLEAREQLRQRERELENQNRHLEEFASVVSHDLRNPLNVAQGSLTLEREERDSDHLRRASDALARMDELVDQVLTLARTGTVVSEFASVDLEAVAAEAWRTTRTGPATLDVEAPLGAVPGDESRIRELFENLYRNAVEHSSTSPRSTSSREDAVEHGSTNPDSQAREGAVEHGSTNPGSQAPRGGDSEHGDEGVTVTVGATDGGFYVADDGSGIPESDRESVFEAGFSTSDEGTGFGLNIVRSIADAHGWDVSVTESEAGGARFEFTNVGTADGGVVGRESPSE; via the coding sequence GTGCTGAATCTCTCATCCCGGGCGGGAGGGACTGTCATCGCGGCGCTCGGCCTCGCGCTCTCCGTCTTTCACGCGCGTACAGCCGAGCTGCTACGCGACGACCCCGCCCTGGCGGTCGTGGACGGGGCCCTGCCGCTGGTGCTGTCTGCGGTCATGGTGCTCGCCGGCGCGGGGATGGCGCGCGGCCGCCTCGTCCCCGATCAGTTCGTCGAGCGGGTGCTCGCCTGGGTCGGCGTCGGCGTGCTGGCGCTCCTGACCGCGGCGGGGTGGCTGTTCGCTCACGCTCTGACCACTGACGCCCTCCCGCCGGACCCGGTGCTGACGCTGCTGAACGCCGCGACGTTCGGGTCGCTCGTCGGCTACCTCGTCGGCGTCTACGACGCCCGGCGGCGCCGACAGCAGCTGCGCGCCGACCAGCTGCGCCACGTCAACGACACGCTCCGGATCGTGACCCAGGACATCGTCGACGCCGACGACCGGAGCGAACTCGAGCGGCGGGTGTGCGAGCGCCTACAGGAATCGAGCACCTACGAGTCGGCGTGGATCGGTCGGTACGAACGCGGTGCAGAGGCCGTGCGGCCCGACGCGTGGTCCGGTCTGGACGACGAGTACTACGAGTCGGTCGTCGTGACGGTCGACGAGGACGATCCGCTCGGACGGGGCCTCGGCGGGAGAGCCGTTCGAACGGGCGAGATCCAGTGCTCTCAGGACGTCGCGGCTGACCCGTCGATGGAGCCCTGGCAGGACCTGATCGAGACGTACGACGTCGCCTCTATCGCCGTCGTCCCGATCGTCGACGACGACGCCGTCGTCGGCATCCTGAGCCTGTACGCCGACCGCCCGTTCGTGTTCGACGAACCCGAGCGGACTGTGCTCGCGGAACTCGGCGAGACGATCGGCCACGCCGTCTCCTCGCTGGAGGCCCGCGAGCAACTCCGGCAGCGCGAGCGGGAGCTCGAGAACCAGAACCGGCACCTCGAGGAGTTCGCGAGCGTGGTCAGCCACGACCTCCGGAACCCGCTGAACGTCGCCCAGGGATCGCTGACGCTGGAGCGGGAGGAGCGCGACAGCGACCACCTCCGGCGGGCGTCCGACGCGCTCGCAAGGATGGACGAGCTCGTCGACCAGGTCCTGACGCTGGCCCGGACCGGAACGGTCGTCAGCGAGTTCGCCAGCGTCGACCTCGAAGCGGTGGCGGCGGAGGCCTGGCGGACCACCCGGACGGGGCCGGCGACGCTCGACGTCGAGGCACCGCTGGGGGCGGTCCCCGGCGACGAGAGCCGCATCCGCGAGCTGTTCGAGAACCTCTACCGGAACGCCGTGGAACACAGTTCCACGAGCCCTCGCTCGACTTCGTCTCGCGAGGACGCCGTCGAGCACGGCTCGACGAACCCTGACTCGCAGGCTCGGGAGGGCGCCGTGGAACACGGTTCCACGAACCCCGGCTCGCAAGCTCCCCGGGGAGGCGACTCCGAACACGGCGACGAGGGCGTCACCGTGACGGTGGGCGCCACGGACGGCGGCTTCTACGTCGCCGACGACGGCTCGGGCATTCCCGAGAGCGACCGTGAGTCGGTGTTCGAGGCGGGGTTCTCGACGAGCGACGAGGGGACCGGATTCGGCCTGAACATCGTCCGTAGCATCGCCGACGCCCACGGCTGGGACGTCTCCGTCACGGAGAGCGAGGCCGGCGGCGCGCGCTTCGAGTTCACCAACGTGGGGACGGCCGACGGCGGCGTCGTGGGACGCGAGTCGCCGTCGGAGTGA
- a CDS encoding cob(I)yrinic acid a,c-diamide adenosyltransferase, which translates to MPIYTGRGDEGQTDLRNMDRVSKDSRRIEAYGTVDEVNALVGRVRPTGYDDVDEMLREVQNHLHVVQADFANPDPDEGDPVIEDEHVEQVEAYVDEANEELEPLEEFILPSGSDQGSKLHHARAVCRRAERRAVSFAAEESANGAAITYLNRLSDLLFTLARLVNEREGVPEENPEY; encoded by the coding sequence ATGCCCATCTACACCGGCCGCGGCGACGAAGGCCAGACCGACCTGCGGAACATGGACCGCGTGTCGAAGGACAGCCGCCGCATCGAGGCCTACGGCACGGTCGACGAGGTGAACGCGCTCGTCGGTCGCGTCCGGCCCACGGGGTACGACGACGTCGACGAGATGCTCCGCGAGGTCCAGAACCACCTCCACGTCGTTCAGGCGGACTTCGCCAACCCGGACCCCGACGAGGGCGACCCCGTCATCGAGGACGAGCACGTCGAGCAGGTGGAGGCGTACGTCGACGAGGCCAACGAGGAACTGGAACCGCTGGAGGAGTTCATCCTCCCCAGCGGCTCGGACCAGGGGTCGAAGCTCCACCACGCGCGGGCCGTCTGCCGGCGGGCGGAGCGCCGCGCCGTCTCGTTCGCCGCCGAGGAGTCGGCCAACGGCGCGGCGATCACGTACCTCAACCGGCTGTCGGACCTGCTGTTCACGCTGGCCCGACTGGTCAACGAGCGCGAGGGCGTCCCCGAGGAGAATCCGGAGTACTGA
- a CDS encoding winged helix-turn-helix domain-containing protein: protein MSRVDSLQECEDCVPPADAFSVVADETRLAILEALWQLETPARFTDVHDEVGLRDSAQFNYHLGKLTGQFVRKREDGYELRTAGERVVQAILAGSFTEHPRREFELDDPCTECGEPLAAEYEDETLAISCPACGHGHGEYPFPPGGFHERSDAEVLEAFDQRVRHLHCLAKDGVCPECNGRMETTIAREGDCCLGARVRAEHVCRQCHHELCSAVGLALLDQSDVVAFCDEQGIALSETPYWRFEWCVDDDPVTVESEDPWRLTVDVTAGDERLRVTVDGDLSVVDTERA from the coding sequence ATGAGCCGAGTCGACAGCCTGCAGGAGTGCGAGGACTGCGTCCCGCCGGCCGACGCGTTCTCCGTGGTCGCCGACGAGACGCGGCTGGCCATCCTGGAGGCGCTCTGGCAGCTCGAGACGCCCGCGCGGTTCACGGACGTCCACGACGAGGTGGGGCTGCGCGACAGTGCGCAGTTCAACTACCACCTCGGGAAGCTGACGGGCCAGTTCGTCCGCAAGCGCGAGGACGGCTACGAGCTTCGGACGGCCGGCGAGCGCGTCGTCCAGGCCATCCTCGCGGGCTCGTTCACGGAGCACCCGCGCCGGGAGTTCGAACTCGACGACCCCTGTACGGAGTGCGGCGAGCCGCTGGCCGCGGAGTACGAGGACGAGACGCTGGCCATCTCGTGTCCGGCCTGCGGGCACGGCCACGGCGAGTACCCGTTCCCGCCGGGGGGATTCCACGAGCGCTCCGACGCGGAGGTGCTGGAGGCGTTCGACCAGCGCGTGCGCCACCTGCACTGCCTCGCGAAGGACGGCGTCTGCCCGGAGTGCAACGGCCGCATGGAGACGACCATCGCGCGGGAGGGCGACTGCTGTCTGGGGGCGCGCGTCCGGGCCGAGCACGTCTGCCGGCAGTGCCACCACGAACTGTGCTCGGCCGTCGGCCTGGCCCTGCTGGACCAGTCCGACGTCGTGGCCTTCTGCGACGAGCAGGGCATCGCCCTCTCCGAGACGCCCTACTGGCGGTTCGAGTGGTGCGTCGACGACGACCCCGTCACCGTCGAGTCCGAGGACCCCTGGCGCCTGACGGTGGACGTCACCGCCGGCGACGAGCGGCTCCGGGTCACCGTCGACGGCGACCTCTCCGTCGTCGACACCGAGCGCGCGTAG
- a CDS encoding DHH family phosphoesterase, producing the protein MSPPAGTGDGANVPSEGTVVYELADGCTLDDVEEGELYVGTVNGVVEYGVFVDLSDELSGLVHASNLEGDYDVGDEVVVELAEVRENGDVSFNEVPVDDYERRQVGRGDRVSVAELDDATGDTVVLAGEVLQINQTGGPTVFQLRDDTGVAPCAAFEEAGVRAHPEVELGDIVQVTGRVETRDGSVQVEVDELQVLGGDEAVEVRVAIDEALDELAEPADVEPLVEWPAFEKLWDDLRDVARRLRRTVLEGRPIRMRHHADGDGLCASVPLHVALERFVESHYEDDDAARHMLKRLPSKAPFYEMEDVTRDLNFALENRERHGQKLPLLLMLDNGSTEEDTPAYRNLRHYDIPVIVVDHHHPDPEAVEPLIDAHVNPYLHDEDYRITTGMMCVELARMIDPSLTDELRHVPAVAGVSDRSEGEAMDDYVELAREEGYDEDDLRDVGEALDYATFWLKYDDGRELIDDVLNVDCDDRQRHEEVVDFLASKAERDVEEQLDAAMSHVEHEELDNGAHLYHIDVENHAHRFTYPAPGKTTGKIHDRKVEETGDPVITIGYGPDFAVLRSDGVRLDIPEYVAELTDELDGGGVSGGGHLVVGSIKFVKGQRRRVIDALVDKMADAEIDEDLQSAGVLGD; encoded by the coding sequence GTTTACGAACTCGCCGACGGCTGTACCCTCGACGACGTCGAGGAGGGCGAGCTGTACGTCGGAACGGTCAACGGCGTCGTCGAGTACGGCGTCTTCGTCGACCTCTCCGACGAACTGTCCGGCCTCGTCCACGCCTCGAACCTCGAGGGCGACTACGACGTCGGCGACGAGGTCGTCGTCGAGCTCGCCGAGGTGCGCGAGAACGGCGACGTCAGCTTCAACGAGGTACCGGTCGACGACTACGAGCGCCGTCAGGTCGGCCGCGGCGACCGCGTCAGCGTCGCGGAGCTCGACGACGCGACCGGCGACACCGTCGTGCTCGCCGGCGAAGTCCTCCAGATCAACCAGACCGGCGGTCCGACCGTCTTCCAGCTCCGTGACGACACCGGCGTCGCGCCGTGTGCCGCCTTCGAAGAGGCCGGCGTCCGCGCTCACCCGGAGGTCGAACTGGGCGATATCGTCCAGGTGACCGGCCGCGTCGAGACTCGCGACGGCAGCGTGCAGGTCGAGGTCGACGAGCTACAGGTGCTCGGCGGCGACGAGGCCGTCGAGGTCCGCGTCGCGATCGACGAGGCCCTGGACGAACTCGCCGAGCCCGCCGACGTCGAGCCGCTCGTCGAGTGGCCCGCCTTCGAGAAGCTGTGGGACGACCTCCGCGACGTCGCCCGGCGTCTGCGCCGGACGGTCCTGGAGGGCCGACCGATCCGGATGCGTCACCACGCCGACGGCGACGGCCTCTGCGCCAGCGTCCCGCTGCACGTCGCGCTGGAGCGGTTCGTCGAGTCGCACTACGAGGACGACGACGCCGCCCGGCACATGCTCAAGCGCCTCCCCAGCAAGGCGCCGTTCTACGAGATGGAGGACGTCACCCGGGACCTCAACTTCGCGCTGGAGAACCGCGAGCGCCACGGCCAGAAGCTCCCCCTACTGCTCATGCTGGACAACGGCTCTACCGAGGAGGACACCCCAGCCTACCGGAACCTGCGGCACTACGACATCCCCGTGATCGTCGTCGACCACCACCACCCCGACCCCGAGGCCGTCGAGCCGCTGATCGACGCCCACGTCAACCCCTACCTCCACGACGAGGACTACCGCATCACGACGGGGATGATGTGCGTCGAACTCGCCCGGATGATCGACCCGTCGCTGACCGACGAGCTCCGCCACGTACCCGCCGTCGCGGGCGTCTCGGACCGCTCCGAGGGCGAGGCGATGGACGACTACGTCGAGCTCGCCCGCGAGGAGGGCTACGACGAGGACGACCTCCGGGACGTGGGCGAAGCGCTGGACTACGCTACCTTCTGGCTAAAGTACGACGACGGCCGCGAGCTCATCGACGACGTGCTCAACGTCGACTGCGACGACCGGCAGCGCCACGAGGAGGTCGTCGACTTCCTCGCCAGCAAGGCCGAGCGCGACGTCGAGGAGCAACTCGACGCCGCGATGAGCCACGTCGAACACGAGGAACTGGACAACGGCGCCCACCTCTACCACATCGACGTCGAGAACCACGCCCATCGGTTCACCTACCCCGCGCCCGGCAAGACGACGGGCAAGATCCACGACCGCAAGGTCGAGGAGACGGGCGACCCCGTGATCACCATCGGCTACGGGCCGGACTTCGCCGTGCTCCGCTCCGACGGCGTCCGGCTGGACATCCCCGAGTACGTCGCCGAGCTCACCGACGAGCTCGACGGGGGCGGCGTCTCCGGCGGCGGCCACCTCGTCGTCGGCTCCATCAAGTTCGTCAAGGGCCAACGCCGTCGCGTCATCGACGCGCTGGTCGACAAGATGGCTGACGCCGAGATCGACGAGGACCTACAGAGCGCGGGCGTCCTCGGCGACTGA
- the sod gene encoding superoxide dismutase, whose product MSDYELDPLPYDYDALEPHVSEQVLTWHHDTHHQGYVDGWNAAEETLAENREDGDFASSAGAIRNVTHNSSGHILHDLFWQNMSPEGGDEPQGALRDRIEQDFGSYEAWKGEFEAAAGDASGWALLVYDSFSNQLRNVVVDKHDQGAIWGGHPILALDVWEHSYYYDYGPDRGDFVDNFFEVVDWEEPSSRYEQAVELFE is encoded by the coding sequence ATGTCTGACTACGAACTCGATCCGCTGCCGTACGACTACGACGCGCTGGAACCCCACGTCTCCGAGCAGGTGCTCACCTGGCACCACGACACCCACCACCAAGGGTACGTCGACGGCTGGAACGCCGCCGAGGAGACGCTGGCCGAGAACCGCGAGGACGGCGACTTTGCCTCCTCCGCCGGGGCCATCCGCAACGTGACCCACAACTCCTCGGGGCACATCCTCCACGACCTGTTCTGGCAGAATATGTCCCCCGAGGGCGGCGACGAGCCCCAGGGCGCGCTGCGCGACCGCATCGAGCAGGACTTCGGTTCCTACGAGGCCTGGAAGGGCGAGTTCGAGGCCGCCGCCGGCGACGCCTCTGGCTGGGCCCTGCTCGTGTACGACTCCTTCAGCAACCAGCTCCGCAACGTCGTCGTCGACAAGCACGACCAGGGCGCGATCTGGGGCGGTCACCCGATCCTGGCGCTGGACGTCTGGGAGCACTCCTACTACTACGACTACGGTCCGGACCGCGGCGACTTCGTCGACAACTTCTTCGAGGTCGTCGACTGGGAGGAGCCGAGCAGCCGCTACGAGCAGGCCGTCGAGCTGTTCGAATAG
- a CDS encoding response regulator: MTIEVLIVDEDRDVLEVTEAFLGRHDDLAVATETDPEAALSAVRDGEYDAVVSDLTMPGLDGLALCREIRESRPELPFFLFTGREESDIDGDVDPVTAVVRKSTGTDQYDDLAERIRAAIGG; the protein is encoded by the coding sequence ATGACCATCGAGGTGCTGATCGTCGACGAGGACCGGGACGTCCTCGAGGTGACCGAGGCGTTCCTCGGTCGCCACGACGATCTGGCGGTCGCGACAGAGACGGACCCCGAAGCGGCGCTTTCGGCCGTCAGGGACGGTGAGTACGACGCCGTCGTGAGCGACCTGACGATGCCCGGCCTGGACGGGCTAGCGCTGTGCCGGGAGATTCGCGAGAGTCGGCCGGAACTGCCCTTCTTCCTCTTCACCGGCCGAGAGGAGAGCGACATCGACGGCGACGTCGACCCCGTCACGGCGGTCGTCCGGAAGTCGACCGGGACCGACCAGTACGACGACCTCGCCGAGCGGATCCGCGCGGCGATCGGCGGTTGA
- a CDS encoding DUF7838 family putative zinc beta-ribbon protein gives MAVERYCPRCGEDRTFWKVASTTMHLGEKTKYRCEECNYGFVRIDDVVDTSVEA, from the coding sequence ATGGCCGTCGAGCGCTACTGTCCGCGTTGCGGCGAGGATCGGACGTTCTGGAAAGTCGCGAGCACGACGATGCACCTCGGCGAGAAGACCAAGTACCGCTGCGAGGAGTGCAACTACGGCTTCGTCCGCATCGACGACGTCGTCGACACCAGCGTCGAGGCCTGA
- a CDS encoding HEAT repeat domain-containing protein, with the protein MSNGDDADEEPAAEPVVSEAEALNDRLDEAAEELEAAETEADLDAVEAELDDVEEELDVAELPEPDEDEEDVEDPREELESRISDLRDDLEEQRGPYAEDVTDVLADARGTLTEAEWTETGADEAVAAVDAFLDEADEYVSFGTDAGSSPAEAASAVEQVESVVASTDLDPDEDADTIAGLLEISEALTDDLDAAETWEDLTVQEQLQAEGFYDVLESESLKDFPPEWSALKRYGREGEVEPMLYALEKLGDSDFFEEYVYDELVHMGKDAQAAFDEIHQRAQKRDKAPIRILGKMGDDRAADTLHEFIEGDGDPALQKVTLRALGELGSEESVQPVAQRLVAEDHEVRSMAARTLGLLGDTRAIEPLADVLEDDESDAVRASAAWALRQIGTERALDVASDYADDRAYLVQAEAEKAASV; encoded by the coding sequence ATGAGCAACGGGGACGACGCTGACGAGGAGCCGGCGGCCGAGCCCGTCGTGTCCGAGGCCGAGGCGCTGAACGACCGCCTGGACGAGGCGGCCGAGGAGCTCGAGGCCGCGGAGACGGAGGCCGATCTGGACGCCGTCGAGGCGGAACTCGACGACGTCGAGGAGGAACTGGACGTCGCCGAACTGCCCGAACCGGACGAGGACGAAGAGGACGTCGAGGACCCGCGCGAGGAGCTGGAGTCACGCATCTCCGACCTCCGCGACGACCTCGAGGAGCAACGCGGCCCCTACGCGGAGGACGTGACCGACGTCCTCGCGGACGCCCGCGGGACGCTCACCGAGGCCGAGTGGACCGAGACCGGCGCCGACGAGGCCGTCGCCGCGGTCGACGCCTTCCTCGACGAAGCCGACGAGTACGTCTCGTTCGGCACCGACGCCGGAAGCTCGCCCGCGGAGGCCGCGTCGGCCGTCGAGCAGGTCGAGTCCGTCGTCGCCTCGACCGATCTCGACCCCGACGAGGACGCCGATACCATCGCCGGGCTCCTCGAAATCTCCGAGGCGCTGACCGACGACCTCGACGCGGCGGAGACCTGGGAGGACCTGACCGTCCAGGAGCAGCTCCAGGCCGAGGGGTTCTACGACGTCCTCGAGAGCGAGAGCCTGAAGGACTTCCCGCCGGAGTGGAGCGCGCTCAAGCGCTACGGCCGCGAAGGCGAGGTCGAGCCGATGCTCTACGCGCTGGAGAAGCTGGGCGACTCCGACTTCTTCGAGGAGTACGTCTACGACGAACTCGTCCACATGGGCAAGGACGCCCAGGCGGCCTTCGACGAGATCCACCAGCGCGCCCAGAAGCGCGACAAGGCGCCGATCCGGATCCTGGGCAAGATGGGCGACGACCGCGCCGCCGACACGCTCCACGAGTTCATCGAGGGCGACGGCGACCCGGCCCTCCAGAAGGTGACCCTGCGCGCGCTCGGCGAGCTGGGCAGCGAGGAGTCGGTCCAGCCCGTCGCCCAGCGACTGGTCGCCGAGGACCACGAGGTCCGGTCGATGGCCGCCCGGACGCTCGGGCTGCTGGGCGACACCCGCGCCATCGAGCCGCTGGCTGACGTCCTCGAGGACGACGAGAGCGACGCCGTGCGCGCCTCCGCCGCGTGGGCGCTGCGCCAGATCGGCACCGAGCGCGCGCTCGACGTCGCCAGCGACTACGCCGACGACCGCGCGTACCTCGTCCAGGCCGAGGCCGAGAAAGCAGCCAGCGTCTGA
- a CDS encoding phospholipase D-like domain-containing protein — protein MAGRTTVALLVAALASAAVAPALAAPTSVAAEPSAAPAGATDGAATPNETVAADQHPHVVAAYPDPVRSGDAGEFAVLSVPPGANLSRYDLSDGHRSASLGTATGAAIDRRRIAVSAEPAVARNLTDRPVVGVDALSLANDGGRLEVVRNGSLVDAAVYRETTEGSVVRWNGTATTWRPLGATDREPVSARNGEVRAFVLPDASGVPLDVLAGADDRLLLAGYTLTSARVVDALVRARERGATVRVLVEGEPVGGRTAREADALDRLAEAGVEVQAVGGAGARYDYHHAKYAVVDDRAVVLTENWKPAGTGGNSSRGWGAVTEQEQIVEGLAETFRADAGWRDARPWESFRRGRSFERGEPAFGDYPSRVDPERVPVDRTTLLVALDNAQPRLIERLDGADESIDVIQVTLGGWDAPLVRTLRRAAARDVEVCVLLSGAWYAREENRQTAERLREWADRRDAPLSVRLAEPGDRFEKIHAKGAVVDDRHVVLGSLNWNEAAATSNREVVLVLSGERVAGYYGGVFDADWRGGSTGLPVGVLAALGGLLALAGLVVWRVEFVGEEPVGVGP, from the coding sequence ATGGCCGGTCGCACCACCGTCGCACTGCTCGTCGCAGCGCTCGCGAGCGCCGCTGTCGCGCCTGCGCTCGCGGCCCCGACGTCCGTCGCCGCCGAACCGTCCGCCGCGCCCGCCGGAGCGACCGACGGCGCGGCGACCCCGAACGAGACAGTTGCAGCAGACCAGCACCCCCACGTCGTCGCCGCCTACCCTGACCCGGTCCGGAGCGGCGACGCCGGCGAGTTCGCCGTGCTCTCGGTCCCGCCGGGCGCGAACCTCTCGCGCTACGACCTCTCCGACGGCCACCGATCCGCGTCGCTGGGGACCGCGACCGGTGCGGCGATCGATCGGAGGCGGATCGCCGTCAGCGCCGAGCCCGCCGTCGCGCGGAACCTGACGGACCGCCCCGTCGTCGGCGTCGACGCGCTCTCGCTGGCCAACGACGGCGGACGGCTCGAAGTCGTCCGGAACGGCTCGCTCGTCGACGCCGCCGTCTACCGCGAGACGACGGAGGGGAGCGTCGTCCGCTGGAACGGGACGGCGACGACGTGGCGGCCGCTGGGCGCGACCGACCGCGAGCCCGTCAGCGCCCGGAACGGCGAGGTCCGCGCCTTCGTGCTGCCCGACGCATCGGGCGTCCCGCTCGACGTCCTCGCCGGCGCGGACGACAGGCTCCTCCTGGCCGGGTACACGCTCACCTCCGCACGAGTCGTCGACGCGCTCGTCCGGGCCCGCGAGCGTGGCGCGACGGTCCGCGTGCTCGTCGAGGGAGAGCCCGTCGGCGGCCGGACTGCACGCGAGGCGGACGCGCTGGACCGACTGGCCGAGGCGGGCGTCGAGGTCCAGGCCGTCGGCGGCGCGGGCGCCCGCTACGACTACCACCACGCGAAGTACGCCGTCGTCGACGACCGCGCGGTCGTGCTCACGGAGAACTGGAAGCCCGCCGGAACGGGCGGCAACAGCAGCCGCGGCTGGGGCGCGGTGACGGAGCAGGAGCAGATCGTCGAGGGGCTCGCCGAGACGTTCCGGGCGGACGCGGGCTGGCGCGACGCCCGGCCCTGGGAGTCCTTCCGCCGCGGCCGGAGCTTCGAGCGCGGCGAACCGGCGTTCGGGGACTACCCGTCGCGCGTCGACCCCGAGCGGGTGCCGGTCGACCGGACGACGCTCCTGGTCGCGCTGGACAACGCCCAGCCCCGGCTGATCGAGCGGCTCGACGGGGCCGACGAGTCGATCGACGTGATTCAGGTGACGCTGGGCGGGTGGGACGCGCCGCTCGTGCGCACGCTGCGGCGCGCGGCCGCGCGCGACGTCGAGGTCTGCGTCCTCCTCTCCGGCGCCTGGTACGCCCGCGAGGAGAACAGGCAGACGGCCGAGCGCCTCCGCGAGTGGGCCGACCGCCGGGACGCGCCGCTGTCGGTCCGGTTGGCCGAGCCCGGGGATCGCTTCGAGAAGATTCACGCCAAGGGAGCCGTCGTCGACGACCGCCACGTCGTCCTCGGGAGCCTCAACTGGAACGAGGCGGCCGCCACCTCGAACCGCGAGGTAGTGCTGGTCCTCTCGGGCGAGCGGGTCGCGGGCTACTACGGCGGCGTCTTCGACGCCGACTGGCGCGGCGGATCGACGGGGCTCCCGGTCGGCGTGCTCGCAGCGCTGGGCGGACTGCTGGCGCTGGCGGGACTCGTGGTCTGGAGAGTGGAGTTCGTCGGCGAGGAGCCCGTCGGTGTGGGTCCCTGA
- a CDS encoding DUF7511 domain-containing protein, with amino-acid sequence MPAEPAPSTGEELTMTVVTYADAPDRCTVSPPGLSGDARMSTWLSVDRSSVVSRREMR; translated from the coding sequence ATGCCAGCCGAACCCGCCCCCTCCACCGGCGAGGAGCTGACGATGACCGTGGTGACCTACGCGGACGCACCCGACCGCTGTACGGTGTCGCCGCCCGGTCTGTCGGGCGACGCGCGGATGTCGACGTGGCTCAGCGTCGACCGGTCGAGCGTCGTCTCCCGCCGGGAGATGCGCTAG